The nucleotide sequence CTTTCGAGGGGGTGGTATAGCTCCCCCGTGCATGCTCGGGATAACGCCGAGGGGGCCTCCGGTCCCCATTCTGTCTGATGGTAGCTCAGACCGACGGGCAGACACGAAATAGGAACGCGATAGAAGCGACCGATCTCGCGGTGACATACGCGGACGGAACCCGGGCTGTCCGGGGGATCGACCTCGCCGTCGCGGAGGGCGAGTGTTTCGGATTCCTGGGGCCGAACGGGGCCGGCAAGACCACCGTTATCAAAGCGCTGGTGACGCTGCTTGGAACCACCCGAGGATCGGTGCGGATCAACGGCTTCGACCCGCATGATTCGCCGCGGGCGGTGCGGGCCTCGATCGGGTACATGGCCCAGGAGACCAGCGTCGACGAGACGCTCACCGCCCGGGAAAACCTGGCGTTCGCCTGCGATCTATACGGCGTCTCTCGCGGGGAGCGGGCCGATCGGATCGCGGACGTCCTCGAACTCGTCGGCCTCGAAGCCGACGCCGATCGCCAGGTGGGCACGTTCTCCGGGGGCATGGCGAAACGGCTCGACGTCGCGACCGCGCTGGTCCACGAGCCACCGATCGTCTTCCTCGACGAACCGACGACCGGACTGGACCCGCGCTCCAGAAACCGTCTCTGGGAGCACGTCCGGGCGATCAACGACCGCGGTGTGACCGTCTTTCTCACGACCCAGTATCTCGCGGAGGCCGACGCCCTCTGTGATCGGATTGCGGTCCTCCAGGACGGATCGATCGTCGCGACCGACACGCCAGCCGCACTCAAGGCCGCTATCGGCGGCGACGTCCTCGAGGTCACACTCGCGGACCCGAACGACGAGCGACGGGCCGAGGCCCGCCGGATCGCTCGCGACGTGGGCTTTGACCCGTCGGCTGTCGAGCCGACCGACGACGGGATTTCGGTTACCGCCGACCGCGCGCGATCGGCCGCCCCCGACCTCCTCGTTGCCCTCTCGGAGGCGGGTCTGGCCGTCACCGGGTTCGAGGTCCATTCGCCCACGCTCGATGACGTGTTCCTCTCGCTGACTGGCGAGGACGCCGGCGAGGAGCCGACACAGCAATCCCGGGCGGCCGCCGTCACGCCGGGAGGTGACCGATGAGCGCATCCGCCGACGATGCGAGCGCGGCTGCTGAAGGCCGCCAGCGCGCATCCGGCAACTCAGTTCCCGGTGACGTCTGGATCACGTTCGTCCGCTGGGTCCGCAAGACCGTCCGGAACCCGTATCTCGTGGTCGGCGCGCTGTTCACGCCGGTCCTGTTGCTCGTGTTGTTCACAGAACTGTTCGGCGAGGTGACCGTCGGCCCGCTCCAGTCGGCGCTGGGCGAGGACGTCTCCTATATCACCTACCTCGTCCCGGCGGTCGCGATCCTCTCGGCGATGGACGCGGCGGCGTTTTCGGGGATGGGGCTGGTCGAGGACATCGAGAGCGGGATGTTCGAGAAGACCCTCGTCGCGCCGATCCACCGCAGCGCGATGGTCTTCGGGAAGACGCTCGCGGACGTCCTCCAGATTCTCGTCCAGACGGGACTGATCCTCGTGATCGGGTACGTCGCCCTGTGGATCGATACGGGTGGCGCGCCGGGGCCATACGTCCGGACCGGGTTCGTCGGCGTCCTCGCGATCGGACTGGTCGTCGTGCTCTTCTCACTGTGGTACGCCGCCGTTTCGAACATCGTGGCGCTGGTGACGCGTGACGCGGAATCGACGTCGCTCTGGACAAACGTCCCCCAGTTGCCTCTCCTCTTTGTCTCGACGGCGTTCCTGCCGGCCGACTTCCTGCCCGGGTGGATGGAACTCGTCGCGACGGTCAACCCCGTCACCTACGGCGTCGAGGCCGTCCGGGCGATCGTGCTCGGCCAGGACACCCTCAGCGTCCTCGAGGTATCGGCGTTCGGTGGCCTCTGGAACACGCTCGGCCCGGCGCTCGCGGTTATCATTGGCCTGGATCTCGTTCTCGGCGGCATCGCCGCCGTCTTCTTTCACCGCGCGACGAGTGCGAGCGTCCGGGGCGGGCGGGCCGACGACTGACTGTCCAGTCGGCCGGGCGTCGACTCGGCGCATTCAAATACGTCGTCCATCTCCGCGGCCGTGCGGGAGTCACTCGCCGTCGACGGCGACTTCGAAGGTATGCCCGCACTCGGGGCACTCGGCCTCGTCGTGGCGCAGCGCGACACTTTGATCGCGAACTTCGCGCATGACTTCAGAGATGCGATCTTCGGCTTCGAGTTCCTCGCCGACGCTCAACTCGACGCCTTCGACTTCCAGGAGGAACTTCGCCACTTCCGTGGCTTCGTACATCAGATCGTCGAGTTCGTCGGCGGTGAAGAAGTCGCTCATCGCCCCATAGAGGAAGGTTGCGCCGGCCATCCGGACCTTCTCTTCGAAGGAGGCTCGGGCCTGATTGACCGCCTGGGGCGAGTAGGTATCGGTCATAAAGGGGACGAGTTCGGGCAGGTTCTCGCCGATCTTGGTCATCTCGACGCCGGTCTCGGTCCGGAAGTCGGCACACAGCCGGGCGATCGCCCACTCGCGGGCAGTGATGTAGGTACGTTCCCGGAGGAAATCGTTGGCGCGCTCGTAGGTGCCGCCGTCGATTTTCTGGAAGCGTTCGTACGATCGGACGTCTTCGGGAACGCCGTCGGGTTCGTCCGGGGATTC is from Halorhabdus sp. BNX81 and encodes:
- a CDS encoding ABC transporter permease, translated to MSASADDASAAAEGRQRASGNSVPGDVWITFVRWVRKTVRNPYLVVGALFTPVLLLVLFTELFGEVTVGPLQSALGEDVSYITYLVPAVAILSAMDAAAFSGMGLVEDIESGMFEKTLVAPIHRSAMVFGKTLADVLQILVQTGLILVIGYVALWIDTGGAPGPYVRTGFVGVLAIGLVVVLFSLWYAAVSNIVALVTRDAESTSLWTNVPQLPLLFVSTAFLPADFLPGWMELVATVNPVTYGVEAVRAIVLGQDTLSVLEVSAFGGLWNTLGPALAVIIGLDLVLGGIAAVFFHRATSASVRGGRADD
- a CDS encoding ATP-binding cassette domain-containing protein, giving the protein MVAQTDGQTRNRNAIEATDLAVTYADGTRAVRGIDLAVAEGECFGFLGPNGAGKTTVIKALVTLLGTTRGSVRINGFDPHDSPRAVRASIGYMAQETSVDETLTARENLAFACDLYGVSRGERADRIADVLELVGLEADADRQVGTFSGGMAKRLDVATALVHEPPIVFLDEPTTGLDPRSRNRLWEHVRAINDRGVTVFLTTQYLAEADALCDRIAVLQDGSIVATDTPAALKAAIGGDVLEVTLADPNDERRAEARRIARDVGFDPSAVEPTDDGISVTADRARSAAPDLLVALSEAGLAVTGFEVHSPTLDDVFLSLTGEDAGEEPTQQSRAAAVTPGGDR
- a CDS encoding DUF5806 family protein; this encodes MDDRSPPADEEGANDGSSSPADEDSDPAASANETTAQQPDATDAATRADPEEEEEPQTDPEEASRAHADEADDESPDEPDGVPEDVRSYERFQKIDGGTYERANDFLRERTYITAREWAIARLCADFRTETGVEMTKIGENLPELVPFMTDTYSPQAVNQARASFEEKVRMAGATFLYGAMSDFFTADELDDLMYEATEVAKFLLEVEGVELSVGEELEAEDRISEVMREVRDQSVALRHDEAECPECGHTFEVAVDGE